A single genomic interval of Cupriavidus necator harbors:
- a CDS encoding MarR family winged helix-turn-helix transcriptional regulator, with protein sequence MKPLPRLDQFLTYRLHQVNKLSDKDSAAAYLEQCGLPLGEGRCLAAIGAFAPLSVNELAHRANLTKGQASRSAQALVARGLVSKEASEADGRGVVLSLTAQGKPLYRQAITMIARRNAEIFGCLSDAERALLGSLLDRLVAHAGQQDEEGAEDAGA encoded by the coding sequence ATGAAGCCACTGCCACGCCTCGACCAGTTCCTGACCTACCGCCTGCACCAGGTCAACAAGCTCAGCGACAAGGACAGCGCCGCCGCCTACCTGGAGCAATGCGGCCTGCCGCTCGGCGAGGGCCGCTGCCTGGCCGCGATCGGCGCCTTTGCGCCGCTGTCGGTCAACGAGCTGGCGCACCGCGCCAACCTGACCAAGGGCCAGGCCAGCCGCTCGGCGCAGGCGCTGGTGGCGCGCGGGCTGGTCAGCAAGGAGGCCAGCGAGGCCGACGGGCGCGGCGTGGTGCTGTCACTGACAGCACAGGGCAAGCCGCTGTACCGGCAGGCGATCACGATGATCGCCAGGCGCAATGCAGAGATCTTCGGCTGCCTGAGCGACGCCGAACGGGCGCTGCTGGGCAGCCTGCTCGACCGGCTGGTCGCGCACGCCGGCCAGCAGGACGAAGAAGGCGCCGAAGACGCCGGCGCCTGA
- a CDS encoding YccF domain-containing protein has product MRAIGNFLWFILGGVVMGLAWWLVGLLAFISIIGIPWGKACFVIGTFTFFPFGKQAISRRELSGRDDVGTGALGLVGNVLWFVFAGVWLAIGHVMAAVANFVTIIGIPFAIQHLKLAGIALAPIGQTVVTNEVADAARRDGARVQVDNLRR; this is encoded by the coding sequence ATGCGCGCAATCGGCAACTTCCTCTGGTTCATCCTTGGCGGCGTGGTCATGGGCCTGGCCTGGTGGCTGGTTGGGCTGCTGGCCTTTATCTCGATCATCGGGATCCCCTGGGGCAAGGCCTGCTTCGTGATCGGCACTTTCACCTTTTTCCCGTTCGGCAAGCAGGCCATCAGCCGGCGCGAGCTGAGCGGACGCGACGATGTCGGCACCGGCGCGCTGGGGCTGGTCGGCAATGTGCTGTGGTTTGTCTTTGCCGGCGTGTGGCTGGCCATCGGCCACGTGATGGCGGCGGTCGCCAACTTCGTAACCATCATCGGCATCCCGTTTGCGATCCAGCACCTGAAGCTGGCCGGCATTGCGCTGGCGCCGATCGGCCAGACCGTGGTCACCAATGAGGTGGCCGACGCAGCGCGCCGCGATGGCGCGCGCGTGCAGGTGGACAACCTGCGCCGCTGA